The Thermoclostridium stercorarium subsp. stercorarium DSM 8532 genome contains a region encoding:
- a CDS encoding serine hydrolase: protein MIPAEPKGKTSFILSIFVLTGLLVCTGFIFENIYPSRDTNRTGNRYSGAGGFPTATPGGFPQAQTPAVEPALSLSPAPVQATAPVQPGRRGNGFEAEAVPRTLEELKKTLEKYIAQQSGRYGLYFINLVTGEEFGINDREKYIAASTTKLPMNLLLYKKIAAGEIDFDEKLVYLEEDFEPGSGVIQKSPFGTEYTVRETARLSVVYSDNCAINMIIRLLGIENIRQYMLDIGGTIYYGRDHRSCPYDLAVYARELYRFYQENPEIAGILIEDLQNTMWNDRINKLLPKDVKVAHKIGNYEGVYNDVGIVFAEEPYVLAVMSENADQSVASDVIAQISKKIYDYMVTRNNLKSN from the coding sequence ATGATACCTGCTGAACCGAAAGGAAAGACCTCCTTTATTCTGTCCATATTTGTGTTAACCGGCCTGTTGGTCTGCACCGGCTTTATATTCGAGAATATTTATCCGTCAAGGGATACAAACCGAACCGGGAACAGATATTCCGGTGCAGGAGGATTTCCAACGGCTACACCGGGCGGGTTTCCGCAGGCGCAAACACCGGCCGTTGAACCCGCTTTGTCTCTTTCGCCTGCGCCCGTTCAGGCAACTGCGCCGGTTCAACCGGGCCGGCGGGGAAACGGATTCGAAGCCGAAGCCGTTCCCCGGACACTTGAGGAGTTAAAAAAGACCCTTGAGAAATATATTGCACAGCAGAGCGGAAGATATGGTTTATATTTCATTAACCTTGTGACGGGTGAAGAATTCGGAATAAACGACAGGGAGAAATACATTGCGGCAAGCACGACAAAACTGCCTATGAATCTTCTGCTGTATAAAAAAATAGCGGCCGGTGAAATAGATTTTGATGAGAAACTTGTATATTTGGAGGAGGATTTTGAACCAGGAAGCGGCGTAATTCAGAAATCACCCTTCGGTACTGAGTACACCGTCCGCGAAACGGCCCGGCTTTCCGTTGTATACAGCGATAATTGTGCAATAAATATGATTATACGCCTGCTTGGAATTGAAAATATCAGGCAGTACATGCTGGACATCGGAGGAACGATATATTACGGCCGGGATCACCGTTCCTGTCCGTATGACCTGGCCGTTTATGCGAGGGAACTTTACCGCTTTTATCAGGAAAATCCTGAAATTGCGGGAATTTTGATAGAAGATCTGCAGAACACAATGTGGAACGACAGGATTAACAAGCTGCTTCCGAAGGACGTTAAGGTGGCTCACAAAATAGGAAATTATGAAGGTGTTTATAACGACGTTGGAATTGTTTTTGCCGAAGAACCATACGTACTTGCGGTAATGAGCGAAAATGCGGACCAGTCTGTTGCGTCCGACGTTATTGCACAAATATCAAAAAAAATATATGATTATATGGTTACCAGAAACAATCTGAAAAGTAACTAA
- the rpmA gene encoding 50S ribosomal protein L27, which yields MVRINLQLFAHKKGVSSTRNGRDSESKRLGVKRADGQFVKAGNILVRQRGTKIHPGNNVGIGSDDTLYAKIDGIVKFERMGRNRKKVSVIAV from the coding sequence ATGGTAAGAATAAATCTGCAGTTGTTTGCACATAAAAAAGGAGTTTCCAGTACAAGAAACGGCCGTGACAGTGAGTCTAAAAGGCTTGGTGTGAAGAGAGCCGACGGTCAGTTTGTTAAAGCAGGGAATATTCTCGTAAGGCAAAGAGGCACAAAAATTCATCCCGGAAACAATGTAGGAATTGGTTCAGATGATACTTTGTACGCGAAGATAGACGGAATTGTTAAGTTTGAACGTATGGGCAGGAACAGGAAAAAGGTAAGCGTCATTGCGGTGTAA
- a CDS encoding Rne/Rng family ribonuclease, which translates to MGRRSIMTREILVDRKPKLKRIAILEDGELAELHVECADKTGIVGNIYRGKVEKVFPGMQCAFVDIGADRNAYLSAEEVLPVRKQPYEKKPFPLKIESVIKPGQEITVQVLKDEIGTKGPKVTMNIALPGNLAVLYPLSPGIGISKKIKSESERERLKNMVKKLCPEGMGIVVRTAAEGTAPSEMEKCVRELVEIWEIIRKKEEKGCVPRCLYTEPDLVQRLARSGANLNIKHIVMNDRDEFESLLEYLSHTAPEMKAKVRFFSADYDLFRFYRVDGAIREALSRKVWLKSGGYLVFDQTEALTVIDVNTGKFTGKNNQDETIFKTNCEAARVISRQIRLRDISGIILIDFIDMKDRTHKEEVLSILKEECRKDANQVFIAGMTNLGLVEMTRKKVRNPLREILTEPCPKCGGTGRVTRSFHDND; encoded by the coding sequence TTGGGCAGACGGAGTATTATGACAAGGGAGATTTTGGTAGACAGAAAACCTAAATTGAAAAGGATTGCAATTCTTGAAGACGGTGAGCTTGCCGAACTGCATGTTGAATGCGCGGACAAAACCGGAATTGTCGGGAACATATACAGAGGAAAGGTTGAAAAAGTTTTTCCGGGAATGCAGTGCGCCTTTGTTGACATAGGCGCGGACAGGAACGCCTATTTAAGCGCCGAGGAAGTTTTACCCGTAAGAAAGCAGCCGTATGAAAAAAAACCTTTTCCGTTGAAAATAGAAAGTGTGATAAAGCCCGGGCAGGAAATTACCGTCCAGGTTTTAAAGGACGAAATAGGAACAAAGGGCCCGAAAGTTACGATGAATATAGCCCTTCCCGGTAATCTGGCGGTTTTGTATCCCCTTTCGCCCGGCATCGGTATTTCCAAAAAAATTAAAAGCGAGTCCGAAAGGGAACGGCTTAAGAACATGGTCAAGAAACTGTGTCCCGAGGGGATGGGGATTGTTGTGAGAACCGCTGCCGAAGGAACTGCGCCTTCGGAGATGGAAAAATGTGTCCGTGAACTTGTCGAAATATGGGAGATTATAAGGAAGAAAGAGGAAAAGGGATGCGTGCCGAGGTGTTTATATACGGAACCGGATTTGGTACAAAGGCTCGCACGGTCGGGCGCCAATCTGAATATTAAGCATATTGTCATGAATGATCGTGACGAATTCGAGAGCTTGCTTGAATATCTCAGCCATACAGCGCCCGAAATGAAAGCAAAGGTCAGGTTTTTTTCGGCCGATTATGATCTGTTCAGATTTTACCGGGTGGATGGCGCGATAAGGGAGGCACTGTCCCGGAAGGTTTGGCTTAAAAGCGGCGGCTACCTTGTATTTGATCAGACGGAGGCTTTGACGGTCATTGATGTCAACACCGGGAAGTTTACGGGCAAGAACAATCAGGATGAAACCATTTTCAAAACCAACTGTGAGGCCGCACGGGTTATTTCAAGGCAGATAAGGCTGCGGGATATCAGCGGAATTATACTTATAGATTTTATAGACATGAAGGACAGAACTCATAAAGAAGAAGTTTTATCAATCCTGAAAGAGGAATGCAGGAAGGACGCGAACCAGGTTTTCATAGCGGGCATGACCAATCTCGGGCTTGTGGAAATGACGAGAAAAAAAGTGCGGAATCCTCTCCGGGAAATACTGACAGAACCCTGCCCGAAATGCGGGGGAACCGGCAGGGTTACACGCAGTTTTCACGACAATGACTGA
- a CDS encoding LytR/AlgR family response regulator transcription factor, translated as MFNFVICEDNFNTAVILKNMVTEYANEKNLDYTVKLCHSNFEQVVEFAKSNIGHVNVYFLDIVLNEKNSTGLTLAKQIRKFDVMAYFIIITSHPELSLKVFNYKIKALDCIFKQEEDLEKRIRECLDTIISESAQINGLTLRKQITIKGINGVHTVSLGDILYFETRPGCRLIYCVLTDRTCIAFRHTMRELIKELDSRFFQCHRSFIINTRFIKRFFRNKQSCSVIMEDGKICDVARSKWKELMSHVSL; from the coding sequence ATGTTCAACTTTGTAATCTGTGAGGACAATTTCAATACCGCGGTAATTCTGAAGAATATGGTAACCGAATACGCCAATGAAAAAAATCTGGATTATACTGTAAAATTATGTCACAGCAATTTTGAACAGGTTGTTGAATTCGCAAAATCCAATATAGGTCATGTAAATGTATACTTTCTGGATATAGTCCTTAACGAAAAAAACTCAACTGGGCTCACTCTTGCAAAGCAAATAAGGAAATTCGACGTTATGGCTTATTTTATCATTATAACATCCCATCCCGAACTGAGCCTTAAAGTTTTTAATTATAAAATAAAGGCCCTGGACTGCATTTTCAAGCAAGAAGAAGACCTGGAGAAGCGCATTAGGGAATGCCTCGACACCATTATTTCAGAATCTGCACAAATTAACGGTTTAACCCTGCGAAAACAGATTACTATTAAAGGCATTAACGGTGTTCACACCGTCAGTCTCGGCGACATCCTGTATTTTGAGACCAGGCCGGGCTGCCGTCTTATTTACTGCGTACTGACCGATCGTACCTGCATTGCATTCCGCCATACGATGAGAGAGCTGATAAAAGAGCTTGACAGCAGATTTTTCCAATGCCACCGCTCTTTTATTATAAACACCAGGTTTATTAAAAGATTTTTCAGAAACAAACAAAGCTGTTCGGTTATCATGGAGGACGGAAAAATCTGTGACGTAGCGAGATCAAAATGGAAGGAGCTAATGTCCCATGTTAGCCTTTGA
- a CDS encoding Fur family transcriptional regulator: MNRRTSAQKMMIENALMRLNHPTAAEIYEDIRKEYPSISLGTVYRNLGLMADTGEILRIPMGNSPDRFDINTQEHLHVICTGCGRVFDSDSEGLNEIFEKIDEYIENSTGVKVETRVMFFKGICSECRMKSE, translated from the coding sequence ATGAACAGACGGACCAGTGCACAGAAAATGATGATAGAAAATGCCCTGATGAGATTAAATCATCCGACTGCTGCTGAAATATATGAAGACATAAGAAAAGAATACCCCAGTATAAGTCTGGGAACGGTATACCGCAATCTCGGACTTATGGCCGATACCGGTGAAATTTTGAGAATACCTATGGGCAATTCGCCCGACAGGTTTGACATCAATACTCAGGAGCACCTGCATGTTATATGTACCGGATGCGGAAGGGTGTTTGATTCCGACAGTGAAGGGCTCAATGAGATTTTTGAAAAAATTGACGAGTATATTGAGAATTCCACCGGTGTCAAAGTGGAAACAAGGGTGATGTTTTTCAAGGGAATCTGTTCTGAATGCAGAATGAAGTCCGAATAA
- a CDS encoding ribosomal-processing cysteine protease Prp, which translates to MIKAVIYHNKDGKIKGFKVKGHAGFGTAGNDIVCAAVSAVVYTALGGLDELAGFRNFVERDGYMECHVPDGLNETESYIADIILKTMVIGLRQIEADYSEYIQLRFKEV; encoded by the coding sequence ATGATTAAAGCGGTTATCTATCACAATAAGGATGGTAAAATAAAAGGATTTAAAGTTAAAGGACATGCCGGTTTCGGTACCGCCGGGAATGACATAGTATGTGCGGCGGTATCGGCCGTAGTCTATACCGCGCTGGGCGGTCTGGACGAACTGGCAGGGTTCAGAAATTTCGTGGAACGTGACGGTTATATGGAGTGTCATGTTCCCGATGGTCTTAATGAAACCGAAAGTTATATAGCCGATATAATACTGAAGACAATGGTAATAGGTTTAAGGCAGATTGAGGCTGATTACAGCGAATATATACAGTTACGTTTTAAGGAGGTGTAA
- the ahpC gene encoding alkyl hydroperoxide reductase subunit C, whose translation MSLIGKEVSDFTVKAFVNGEFKDISKADILGKWSVFVFYPADFTFVCPTELGDLADNYEEFKKLGVEIYSVSTDSHFVHKAWHDTSETIKKIKFPMLADPTGKLCRDFDVYIEEDGMALRGTFIVNPSGKIVAYEVHDNSIGRDSSELLRKVQAAQFVAAHGDQVCPAKWRPGSETLKPSLDLVGKI comes from the coding sequence ATGTCACTTATTGGCAAGGAAGTTTCTGATTTTACTGTAAAGGCTTTTGTTAACGGTGAGTTCAAGGATATCAGCAAGGCTGACATACTGGGCAAGTGGTCGGTATTTGTATTCTATCCTGCGGACTTTACATTTGTATGCCCGACCGAGCTGGGCGATTTGGCTGACAATTATGAAGAATTCAAAAAACTGGGTGTTGAAATTTACTCGGTATCAACCGACAGCCATTTTGTTCACAAAGCATGGCATGACACTTCTGAAACAATAAAGAAGATTAAATTCCCGATGCTGGCAGACCCGACCGGAAAACTCTGCAGAGATTTCGACGTTTACATTGAAGAAGATGGAATGGCTCTGAGAGGTACATTTATAGTAAATCCTTCCGGAAAGATAGTTGCTTATGAAGTTCATGACAACAGCATAGGAAGAGACAGCTCCGAATTGCTGAGAAAGGTTCAGGCCGCTCAGTTCGTAGCAGCCCATGGCGATCAGGTTTGCCCTGCTAAATGGCGTCCCGGTTCTGAAACTCTGAAACCCAGCCTTGACCTGGTAGGGAAGATCTAA
- the rplU gene encoding 50S ribosomal protein L21 has translation MYAIIETGGKQYKVQEGDVLFVEKLSAEEGQTVVFDKVLAVSEAGELKVGTPVVEGAAVTAKVLGHGKGKKIIVFKYKPKKNYRRKRGHRQPYTKVQIEKINA, from the coding sequence GTGTACGCAATAATTGAGACCGGCGGTAAGCAGTATAAGGTTCAGGAAGGCGATGTTCTCTTTGTTGAGAAGCTTTCTGCCGAAGAAGGCCAGACTGTGGTTTTCGATAAGGTGCTTGCTGTGTCCGAAGCAGGCGAATTAAAGGTAGGAACCCCTGTTGTTGAAGGGGCTGCCGTAACCGCGAAGGTGCTTGGCCACGGAAAGGGCAAAAAGATTATAGTATTCAAATATAAGCCCAAGAAGAATTACAGAAGAAAACGCGGACACAGACAACCGTATACGAAAGTACAGATAGAAAAGATTAATGCGTAA
- a CDS encoding sensor histidine kinase encodes MAFLICFWSCAFLHEPYVYYPINLFLLPLWMSYVYKLGITETFALSTISDLIIFFGELSGQAFIDAFPGNILYRTAVKNAVSLFITAIVISAASLIKKHQLSKKLTKVSIYYVLFFAAVNAAFNVLLFLSGTGTYNIYLTNFGYKLFIVTFLIYVLSLRGKARFEQRCRVYIRLNRYTRLIENMYDDLAGQKHNFSNILFSINGYLLDNRFSELSEYLNNHVLKDYCRNLSHSFLGPLKYIQNPALKGIVFSKLNEAATKNIKLFINIFNEIEINNIDPSDLVKIIGILLDNAIEACEKSPDNELHLGMDSDNTHTSILIGNTYYQLPDLNMICERGYSTNGKDRGFGMYNLKKILSLYPHAHLKTTINGNLFFQELIIMK; translated from the coding sequence ATGGCTTTTCTTATCTGCTTCTGGTCCTGCGCCTTTTTGCATGAACCGTATGTCTATTACCCGATAAATCTGTTTCTGCTTCCCCTCTGGATGTCTTATGTTTATAAATTAGGCATCACCGAAACTTTCGCATTGTCAACGATAAGCGATCTCATTATTTTTTTCGGCGAGCTTTCAGGGCAGGCATTCATTGATGCGTTTCCCGGAAACATTTTATACCGAACGGCTGTTAAAAATGCCGTTTCCCTGTTTATAACCGCCATAGTTATATCAGCCGCCTCCCTGATTAAAAAACACCAATTAAGCAAAAAGCTTACAAAAGTCAGTATTTATTACGTCCTGTTTTTCGCAGCGGTTAACGCCGCTTTTAATGTGCTGCTGTTCCTTTCCGGTACCGGTACGTACAACATTTACCTTACAAATTTCGGTTATAAGCTTTTCATTGTCACATTTCTGATATATGTTCTGTCATTGCGCGGTAAAGCCAGATTTGAGCAAAGATGCAGGGTTTATATAAGGCTTAACAGGTACACCAGGCTCATTGAAAACATGTATGACGATTTGGCCGGCCAGAAACACAATTTTTCCAACATACTCTTTTCAATCAATGGGTATTTGCTTGACAACCGTTTCAGTGAACTAAGCGAATATCTTAACAACCACGTTCTTAAAGATTACTGCAGGAACTTAAGCCACAGTTTTCTCGGCCCGTTAAAATATATACAGAACCCTGCGCTGAAAGGCATTGTATTTTCAAAACTTAATGAGGCTGCAACAAAAAACATAAAGCTGTTTATCAATATTTTTAACGAAATAGAAATAAACAATATCGATCCTTCTGATCTTGTAAAAATAATTGGCATTTTACTGGACAACGCCATTGAGGCCTGTGAAAAATCGCCCGATAATGAGCTTCATCTGGGGATGGACTCAGACAATACCCACACTTCAATACTAATCGGAAATACATATTATCAGCTGCCTGACTTAAACATGATTTGCGAACGCGGATATTCAACAAATGGCAAGGACAGGGGATTCGGCATGTATAACCTTAAGAAAATCCTTTCCCTCTATCCCCATGCGCATTTAAAAACAACAATAAACGGTAACTTGTTTTTTCAGGAATTGATTATTATGAAATAA
- the yhbY gene encoding ribosome assembly RNA-binding protein YhbY has translation MLTGKQRSYLRSLANDIPAIFQIGKGGISDNVIKQFDEALEARELVKATVLKNSALSSREVCEELAAALGAEIVQVIGNRFVLYRESKENKVIQLP, from the coding sequence ATGCTGACAGGTAAGCAGAGAAGCTATCTGAGAAGTCTTGCAAACGATATTCCCGCCATTTTCCAGATTGGCAAAGGCGGTATTTCGGATAATGTGATTAAACAGTTTGATGAGGCCCTTGAGGCAAGGGAACTGGTCAAGGCCACAGTCCTGAAAAATTCGGCTTTAAGCTCAAGGGAAGTATGTGAAGAACTGGCTGCCGCCCTTGGTGCGGAAATCGTTCAGGTTATCGGGAACCGTTTCGTGCTTTACAGGGAATCAAAAGAGAACAAGGTAATTCAGCTCCCTTAA
- the obgE gene encoding GTPase ObgE has translation MFIDIAEIYVKAGDGGNGAVSFRREKYVRAGGPDGGDGGNGGNVILKADKHLRSLADFRYRRHYKAERGQDGSSQKCAGRKGEDLVIKVPCGTIVKDRETGLIIADLVEDGQTAIVAKGGIGGKGNAHFATPTRQAPNFAKNGTPGEERWIILELKLLADVGLIGYPNVGKSTLLAQVSSAKPKIANYHFTTLTPNLGVVSMGIGESFVMADIPGLIEGAHEGVGLGHDFLKHVERTRMLIHVVDVSGLEGRNPVEDFHVINRELREYNEELSRRPQIIAANKIDVADEKAVKEFIECMEKLGYRVFPISAATGSGVRELINYVYEMLKTLPEPEIFAPEAPEVVYRAKEEDDFTVEIENGVFVVDGPWIRNLLRGINFNDRESLQYFQRALRRKGVIQALEEKGIQEGDTVRIGDGMEFDYIP, from the coding sequence ATGTTTATAGACATAGCTGAGATATATGTAAAAGCAGGAGACGGAGGCAACGGCGCCGTTTCCTTCCGCAGGGAAAAGTATGTTCGGGCGGGTGGCCCTGACGGCGGCGACGGGGGAAACGGCGGCAATGTTATTTTAAAAGCCGACAAACATCTGCGTTCGCTGGCTGATTTCCGTTACCGCAGGCATTATAAGGCGGAACGGGGACAGGACGGAAGCAGCCAGAAATGTGCAGGCAGAAAAGGCGAAGATCTTGTCATTAAAGTTCCATGCGGGACTATTGTCAAAGACAGGGAAACGGGCCTTATTATCGCCGATCTCGTTGAAGACGGGCAGACTGCGATTGTGGCAAAGGGAGGAATTGGTGGCAAAGGGAACGCGCATTTTGCAACCCCTACAAGGCAGGCTCCGAATTTCGCCAAAAACGGCACTCCGGGCGAAGAGAGATGGATTATTCTGGAGTTAAAGCTTTTGGCCGACGTGGGACTGATTGGCTATCCGAATGTTGGAAAGTCCACGCTTCTGGCCCAGGTTTCATCGGCCAAACCCAAAATAGCGAATTATCACTTCACTACATTAACACCCAATCTGGGCGTTGTTTCGATGGGAATTGGCGAAAGTTTTGTCATGGCCGATATCCCGGGTTTGATAGAAGGCGCCCATGAAGGAGTGGGCCTGGGGCATGACTTTCTTAAGCATGTGGAAAGAACCCGCATGCTGATACACGTGGTGGACGTTTCCGGGCTGGAAGGGCGTAATCCCGTTGAGGATTTTCATGTGATAAACAGGGAACTGAGGGAGTATAACGAAGAATTGTCCAGAAGGCCGCAGATCATAGCGGCAAACAAGATTGACGTGGCCGATGAGAAAGCGGTAAAGGAATTCATCGAATGCATGGAAAAGTTGGGATACAGGGTATTTCCCATCAGTGCCGCAACAGGGAGCGGCGTGAGGGAGTTGATCAATTATGTCTATGAAATGCTGAAAACTCTGCCTGAACCCGAAATATTTGCGCCCGAAGCACCCGAGGTTGTATACAGGGCCAAAGAGGAGGACGACTTTACCGTCGAAATTGAAAACGGCGTTTTTGTAGTGGATGGTCCCTGGATAAGAAATCTGCTCCGCGGAATTAACTTTAACGACAGGGAATCATTGCAGTATTTCCAGCGCGCCCTTAGGCGAAAAGGCGTTATTCAGGCGCTGGAGGAAAAGGGTATACAAGAAGGAGATACTGTGCGGATAGGAGACGGTATGGAGTTTGATTATATACCGTAA
- a CDS encoding FAD-dependent oxidoreductase, with the protein MKELYDLIIIGSGSAGLAAGIYAGRARLKTLIIERDKPGGQIRITSEVENYPGILNISGEELGLNMRKQAEKFGVSFKHGVVESVDFYSDIKKVRTVDAEYEALAVIIATGTVPRRIGFKGENEFRGRGIGYCATCDGEFFTGMDVFVIGAGFAAAEESIFLTRYARKVTIIAREPEFTCSKMIAERVLAHPKIEVKFNTEIVEAGGDNVLRYAKFINNKTGETWTYEAKPGETFGIFVFAGYIPQTSEYAEHLRLDGNGYIVTDESMRTNIDGVYAAGDVRAKELRQLVTAVADGAIAATHAEKYIAMKKEKLGIKTEDAPETVHPAKVFFEEDLRGQLAPIFERFENKVKILAILDSQQEFSAEIKSFLEEFVSLTDKVELEVLEKGQDAEKEKLINATIFPTFAILRNDNSYTGIQFHGVPGGHEINSFILALYNVAGPGQSIGEDILSRINRIDRKVNLKIGVSLSCTFCPDVVAACQLMAAKNPNIEAEMIDVARFPDFKNQYSIMSVPAVVVNDKDIVFGKKTIEQILEIIEKIN; encoded by the coding sequence ATGAAAGAACTTTATGACCTTATTATAATAGGTTCAGGGAGTGCGGGACTGGCAGCCGGCATTTATGCCGGCCGTGCCAGGCTCAAAACCCTGATCATAGAGCGAGACAAACCGGGCGGGCAAATCAGAATAACTTCAGAAGTTGAAAACTATCCGGGAATTCTTAACATTTCCGGAGAGGAATTAGGCCTGAACATGAGAAAACAGGCTGAAAAGTTCGGAGTCAGTTTCAAACATGGAGTTGTGGAATCGGTTGATTTTTACAGCGACATTAAGAAGGTAAGAACGGTGGATGCCGAGTATGAAGCGCTGGCGGTGATTATCGCCACTGGAACCGTTCCGAGAAGAATAGGCTTCAAAGGGGAAAACGAATTCCGCGGACGTGGAATTGGATACTGCGCCACATGCGACGGTGAATTTTTTACCGGCATGGACGTTTTTGTTATTGGGGCGGGTTTTGCGGCTGCGGAAGAGTCAATTTTCCTCACCAGGTATGCGCGAAAAGTTACGATTATCGCAAGGGAACCTGAATTCACGTGCTCTAAAATGATTGCCGAACGGGTGCTGGCTCATCCCAAGATTGAAGTAAAATTCAATACCGAAATAGTGGAAGCCGGCGGAGACAACGTATTACGCTATGCAAAATTTATAAACAACAAAACTGGCGAGACATGGACATATGAAGCCAAGCCGGGTGAGACGTTCGGTATTTTCGTGTTCGCAGGATATATACCGCAGACGTCGGAATATGCGGAACACTTACGCCTTGACGGGAACGGGTATATAGTGACCGACGAAAGCATGCGCACGAACATTGACGGAGTATATGCGGCAGGAGATGTAAGGGCCAAGGAACTGAGACAGCTTGTAACCGCCGTTGCCGACGGAGCAATAGCTGCCACCCATGCCGAAAAATATATTGCGATGAAAAAAGAAAAGCTGGGTATAAAAACCGAAGATGCGCCGGAAACAGTACATCCGGCAAAGGTTTTCTTTGAAGAGGATTTGCGTGGGCAACTGGCCCCTATTTTTGAGCGTTTTGAAAACAAGGTGAAAATTCTTGCAATCCTGGACTCCCAACAGGAATTCAGCGCAGAGATAAAGTCATTCCTTGAAGAATTCGTGTCCCTTACCGATAAAGTAGAGCTGGAAGTATTGGAAAAAGGTCAGGATGCAGAAAAGGAAAAACTGATCAACGCCACTATTTTCCCAACTTTTGCAATCCTGAGAAATGACAACAGTTATACCGGCATACAGTTCCACGGTGTCCCGGGAGGGCATGAGATAAATTCATTCATCCTTGCGTTATATAACGTTGCCGGACCCGGGCAGTCAATTGGAGAAGATATATTGTCCCGCATTAATAGGATTGACCGGAAAGTAAATTTAAAGATTGGCGTGTCTTTGTCCTGTACTTTCTGTCCCGATGTGGTTGCCGCATGCCAGCTGATGGCTGCGAAGAATCCGAATATTGAGGCGGAAATGATTGATGTGGCCCGCTTCCCTGATTTTAAAAACCAGTACTCCATAATGAGTGTACCGGCTGTGGTTGTGAACGATAAAGATATAGTTTTCGGCAAAAAGACTATTGAACAGATTCTGGAGATTATTGAAAAGATTAATTGA